A genomic window from Pseudocitrobacter corydidari includes:
- a CDS encoding M24 family metallopeptidase yields the protein MTITLDSLSLQTVPQPAVWHHLPSVTLNDDTLRERKAKVLAGMASRGLDALVIYADKEHGGNFEYLTGFIPRFEEALLVLHSEGDAVLVLGNENLKLAAHARLENRVVHAPWFSLPNQPMDNQQSLPDVLNSAGIVAGKNYGLVGWKLFTGAQDDAWKMFDLPSFIVEAIRQAAGPEAALCNATGIFISPEHGARTVNNANELAHYEYGANLASTAILDALNAIAPGKTEKQIGALLAAQGQPNNVVMIAATGDRFANANLYPGDKHIKRGDKFSLTTSYKGGLSSRAAYVVADESELAPEVADYLDVVAKPYYRAVATWLTHIRPGMLGGEMYALIEQVLPKAEYHWHLNPGHLVADEEWLCSPIGPNSAAPLRSGMLLQIDIIPSRAGYAGASIEDTVALADKALRDELAQAYPELWNRVLMRRHYIKEHLGISLPDEVLPLSNTVGYLRPWLLDPTRALVCTE from the coding sequence GTGACCATCACACTCGATTCCCTTTCTCTGCAAACTGTACCGCAGCCAGCCGTCTGGCATCATCTGCCTTCCGTTACCTTAAACGACGACACTCTGCGCGAGCGCAAAGCTAAAGTGCTGGCCGGGATGGCCTCTCGCGGGCTGGACGCGCTGGTGATTTATGCTGACAAAGAGCACGGCGGCAATTTTGAGTATCTCACCGGATTTATCCCGCGCTTCGAAGAGGCGCTGCTGGTATTGCACAGTGAGGGGGATGCTGTGCTGGTGCTCGGTAACGAAAATCTGAAACTGGCGGCGCATGCGCGGCTGGAAAACCGCGTGGTGCATGCGCCGTGGTTTTCCCTGCCTAATCAGCCGATGGACAATCAACAATCACTGCCGGATGTGCTGAACAGTGCGGGTATCGTTGCCGGAAAAAACTACGGGCTGGTGGGCTGGAAACTGTTTACCGGCGCACAAGATGACGCCTGGAAGATGTTTGATCTCCCGTCTTTTATCGTTGAGGCGATTCGTCAGGCGGCAGGGCCTGAGGCCGCGCTGTGCAACGCCACCGGAATTTTTATCTCGCCAGAGCACGGTGCGCGAACGGTCAATAACGCCAATGAACTGGCGCACTACGAGTACGGCGCGAATCTGGCGTCAACGGCGATTCTCGATGCCCTGAATGCCATCGCGCCGGGGAAAACCGAAAAGCAGATCGGCGCACTGCTGGCGGCCCAGGGGCAGCCGAATAACGTAGTGATGATTGCCGCAACCGGCGATCGTTTTGCCAATGCCAATCTTTACCCTGGTGATAAACATATAAAGCGCGGCGATAAATTCTCGCTTACCACCAGTTACAAAGGCGGATTAAGTAGCCGTGCAGCGTATGTGGTGGCGGATGAAAGCGAACTGGCACCAGAGGTGGCCGATTATCTCGACGTGGTGGCGAAGCCCTACTATCGCGCCGTCGCGACCTGGCTTACCCATATTCGCCCCGGCATGTTGGGCGGTGAAATGTATGCACTGATTGAACAGGTATTGCCGAAGGCGGAGTATCACTGGCACCTTAATCCGGGCCATCTGGTGGCGGATGAAGAGTGGCTGTGCTCGCCGATTGGCCCGAACTCCGCCGCACCGCTGCGCAGCGGTATGCTGCTGCAAATCGACATCATTCCTTCCCGCGCAGGTTACGCCGGAGCCAGCATTGAAGACACGGTAGCCCTCGCGGACAAAGCGCTGCGAGATGAACTTGCCCAGGCGTACCCTGAACTCTGGAACCGGGTGTTAATGCGTCGCCATTACATCAAAGAGCATTTAGGCATTAGTCTGCCGGACGAGGTGTTGCCGTTGTCGAATACGGTGGGGTATCTGCGCCCCTGGTTGCTCGACCCAACGCGAGCGTTGGTGTGTACAGAGTGA
- the nrdR gene encoding transcriptional regulator NrdR yields the protein MHCPFCLAVDTKVIDSRLVGEGSSVRRRRQCLVCNERFTTFEVAELVMPRVVKSNDVREPFNEDKLRSGMLRALEKRPVSADDVEMAINHIKSHLRATGEREVPSKLLGNLVMEQLKKLDKVAYIRFASVYRSFEDIKEFGEEIARLQD from the coding sequence ATGCACTGCCCATTCTGTCTCGCCGTAGATACCAAAGTGATCGACTCTCGTCTGGTTGGCGAGGGCTCCTCCGTCCGCCGCCGTCGGCAATGCCTGGTTTGCAACGAACGTTTCACCACGTTTGAAGTGGCTGAACTGGTGATGCCGCGCGTCGTAAAAAGCAATGATGTGCGCGAACCGTTCAACGAAGACAAGCTGCGCAGCGGCATGTTAAGAGCGCTGGAAAAACGTCCCGTAAGCGCGGATGACGTCGAAATGGCGATTAATCACATTAAATCGCACCTGCGCGCCACCGGGGAACGTGAAGTGCCGAGCAAACTGCTGGGTAACCTGGTGATGGAACAGCTGAAAAAGCTCGATAAAGTGGCCTATATCCGCTTTGCGTCGGTTTATCGCAGCTTCGAAGATATTAAAGAATTCGGCGAAGAGATCGCTCGTCTACAGGACTAA
- the secD gene encoding protein translocase subunit SecD, with the protein MLNRYPLWKYIMLVVVIIVGLLYALPNLYGEDPAVQITGARGVAASEQTLIQVQNTLQQEKITAKSVALEEGAILARFDSTDVQLRAREALLSVLGDKYVVALNLAPATPRWLAAIKAEPMKLGLDLRGGVHFLMEVDMDTALGKLQEQNIDSLRSDLREKNIPYSNIRKSDNYGLTIQFRDSAARDQANTYLTSRHRDLVITNQGSNQLRAVMSDARLSEAREYAVQQNINILRNRVNQLGVAEPVVQRQGADRIVVELPGIQDTARAKEILGATATLEFRLVNTNVDQSAAASGRVPGDSEVKQTREGQPVVLYKRVILTGDHITDSTSSQDEYNQPQVNISLDSAGGNTMSNFTKDNIGKPMATLFVEYKDSGKKDANGRAVLVKQEEVINIANIQSRLGNSFRITGINNPNEARQLSLLLRAGALIAPIQIVEERTIGPTLGMQNIKQGLEACLAGLAVSILFMIFFYKKFGLIATSALIANLVLIVGIMSLLPGATLSMPGIAGIVLTLAVAVDANVLINERIKEELSNGRSVQQAINEGYAGAFSSIFDANITTLIKVLILYAVGTGAIKGFAITTGIGVATSMFTAIVGTRAIVNLLYGGKRINKLSI; encoded by the coding sequence GTGTTAAACCGTTATCCTTTGTGGAAGTACATTATGCTGGTCGTCGTGATTATCGTCGGCCTGCTTTACGCACTTCCCAACCTGTATGGTGAGGATCCGGCTGTTCAGATCACTGGTGCGCGCGGAGTCGCCGCCAGTGAGCAAACGCTGATCCAGGTCCAGAATACTTTACAACAAGAAAAAATCACCGCGAAGTCTGTGGCACTGGAAGAGGGCGCTATTCTTGCGCGCTTCGACTCCACCGACGTCCAGCTGCGTGCTCGTGAAGCGCTGCTGAGCGTGCTGGGTGATAAATACGTCGTGGCGCTGAACCTTGCTCCTGCGACCCCGCGTTGGTTGGCGGCCATTAAAGCCGAACCGATGAAGCTGGGTCTTGACCTGCGTGGTGGTGTTCACTTCCTGATGGAAGTGGATATGGACACGGCGCTCGGCAAACTTCAGGAACAAAATATCGACAGTCTGCGCAGCGATCTGCGCGAGAAAAACATTCCGTATTCCAATATTCGTAAATCAGATAACTATGGTCTGACGATTCAGTTCCGCGATAGCGCGGCGCGCGATCAGGCGAATACGTATCTCACATCCCGTCACCGTGATCTGGTTATCACTAATCAGGGCAGCAACCAGCTGCGCGCGGTAATGAGCGATGCGCGTCTGAGCGAAGCGCGTGAATATGCGGTGCAGCAGAACATCAACATTCTGCGTAACCGTGTGAACCAACTGGGTGTGGCTGAGCCTGTGGTACAGCGTCAGGGTGCGGACCGCATCGTCGTTGAACTGCCGGGTATTCAGGATACTGCGCGTGCGAAAGAAATTCTCGGCGCTACCGCGACCCTGGAATTCCGTCTGGTGAATACTAACGTTGACCAGTCCGCTGCCGCATCTGGCCGTGTACCGGGCGACTCCGAAGTGAAACAGACCCGTGAAGGTCAGCCGGTTGTGCTGTACAAACGCGTGATTCTGACCGGTGACCATATCACCGATTCCACTTCCAGCCAGGACGAATACAACCAGCCGCAGGTTAACATCTCGCTGGATAGCGCAGGTGGTAACACCATGTCTAACTTCACCAAGGACAACATCGGTAAACCGATGGCGACCCTGTTCGTGGAGTATAAAGACAGTGGTAAGAAAGATGCGAACGGCCGTGCCGTGCTGGTGAAACAGGAAGAGGTGATTAACATCGCCAACATCCAGTCTCGCCTGGGTAACAGCTTCCGTATCACCGGTATCAACAACCCGAACGAAGCGCGTCAGCTCTCTCTGCTGCTGCGTGCCGGTGCGCTGATTGCGCCGATTCAGATTGTTGAAGAACGTACTATCGGCCCAACTTTGGGTATGCAGAACATCAAACAGGGCCTGGAAGCATGTCTGGCTGGCCTGGCGGTTTCTATCCTGTTCATGATTTTCTTCTACAAGAAATTTGGTCTGATCGCGACCAGCGCGCTGATTGCTAACCTGGTACTGATCGTCGGTATCATGTCACTGCTGCCAGGCGCCACGCTGAGTATGCCGGGTATTGCGGGTATCGTGCTAACCCTTGCGGTGGCGGTCGACGCCAACGTACTGATCAACGAACGTATCAAAGAAGAGTTGAGCAACGGGCGTTCGGTGCAGCAGGCAATCAACGAAGGTTATGCGGGCGCATTCAGCTCCATCTTTGATGCGAACATCACCACGCTGATTAAAGTTCTGATCCTGTATGCAGTCGGCACCGGGGCAATCAAAGGCTTTGCTATCACCACCGGTATCGGTGTGGCAACGTCGATGTTTACCGCAATTGTCGGTACGCGTGCCATCGTAAACCTGTTGTATGGCGGCAAACGCATCAACAAGCTGTCAATCTGA
- the thiL gene encoding thiamine-phosphate kinase has translation MACGEFSLIARYFDRVKSARFDVETGIGDDCALLNIPEKQTLAISTDTLVSGIHFLPDIDPADLAYKALAVNVSDLAAMGADPAWLTLALTLSSVDESWLKTFSDSLFEQLDYYDMQLIGGDTTKGPLSMTLGIHGYVPVGRALKRSGAKPGDWIYVTGTPGDSAAGLAILQNRLTVSDESDNAYLVKRHLRPTPRILQGQALRDLASSAIDLSDGLVSDLGHILKASECGARIDLDALPYSEAMQRHVDGEQAMRWALSGGEDYELCFTVPELNRGALDVALGHLGVPFTCIGQMSADVDGMHFQRGGDVVTFDYKGFDHFG, from the coding sequence ATGGCATGCGGCGAATTTTCCCTGATTGCCCGTTATTTTGACCGCGTAAAAAGCGCCCGCTTTGATGTTGAAACCGGAATCGGCGACGACTGCGCGTTGCTCAATATTCCCGAAAAACAGACCCTGGCAATCAGTACCGACACGTTAGTGTCCGGCATTCATTTTCTTCCTGATATCGACCCCGCCGATCTGGCGTATAAAGCGCTGGCCGTAAACGTCAGCGACCTCGCGGCGATGGGCGCAGACCCGGCATGGCTGACGCTTGCCCTGACGCTGTCGTCGGTGGATGAAAGCTGGCTTAAAACGTTCAGCGATAGTCTGTTTGAACAACTCGATTACTACGATATGCAGTTGATTGGCGGCGACACGACGAAAGGCCCGCTCTCCATGACGCTGGGTATTCACGGCTACGTGCCCGTCGGCCGGGCGCTGAAGCGCTCGGGCGCAAAACCGGGCGACTGGATTTACGTCACCGGTACGCCGGGCGACAGCGCTGCCGGGCTGGCGATTCTACAGAACCGCCTGACGGTGAGCGATGAAAGCGATAACGCGTATCTGGTTAAACGCCACCTGCGCCCGACGCCACGCATTCTGCAAGGGCAGGCGCTGCGCGACCTTGCCAGTTCGGCAATCGATCTTTCCGACGGTCTGGTTTCCGACCTCGGCCATATTCTGAAAGCCAGCGAATGCGGTGCGCGAATCGATCTGGATGCACTCCCGTATTCTGAGGCGATGCAGCGTCATGTTGACGGCGAACAGGCGATGCGCTGGGCGCTTTCCGGCGGAGAAGATTACGAACTGTGCTTCACCGTACCGGAGCTCAACCGTGGCGCGCTGGACGTGGCGTTAGGCCATCTTGGCGTGCCGTTTACCTGCATCGGCCAGATGAGCGCTGACGTAGACGGAATGCATTTTCAACGCGGCGGCGACGTCGTGACGTTCGACTATAAGGGATTTGATCACTTTGGCTAG
- the secF gene encoding protein translocase subunit SecF, producing MAQEYTVEQLNHGRKVYDFMRWDYWAFGISGLLLVAAIVIMGVRGFNWGLDFTGGTVIEITLEKPAEIDVMRDALQKAGFEEPQLQNFGSSHDIMVRMPPTEGENGGQVLGSQVLKVINESTNQNAAVKRIEFVGPSVGADLAQTGAMALIVALISILVYVGFRFEWRLAAGVVISLAHDVIITLGILSLFHIEIDLTIVASLMSVIGYSLNDSIVVSDRIRENFRKIRRGTPYEIFNVSLTQTLHRTLITSGTTLVVILMLYLFGGPVLEGFSLTMLIGVSIGTASSIYVASALALKLGMKREHMLQQKVEKEGADQPSILP from the coding sequence GTGGCACAGGAATATACTGTTGAACAATTGAACCACGGCCGTAAAGTCTATGACTTTATGCGCTGGGATTACTGGGCTTTCGGCATCTCTGGCCTGCTGTTGGTGGCTGCCATCGTCATTATGGGCGTGCGCGGCTTCAACTGGGGGCTCGATTTCACCGGTGGTACGGTAATCGAAATTACGCTGGAAAAACCGGCTGAAATTGATGTGATGCGTGACGCGCTGCAGAAGGCGGGCTTTGAAGAGCCGCAGTTGCAGAACTTTGGTAGCAGCCACGACATCATGGTCCGCATGCCGCCAACTGAAGGCGAAAATGGCGGTCAGGTGCTGGGGAGCCAGGTTCTGAAGGTGATTAACGAATCCACCAATCAGAACGCGGCAGTGAAACGTATCGAGTTCGTTGGGCCGAGCGTGGGTGCAGACCTTGCGCAAACCGGTGCAATGGCGCTGATCGTGGCGCTGATCTCTATCCTCGTTTACGTCGGTTTCCGCTTCGAGTGGCGACTGGCGGCGGGTGTGGTTATCTCACTGGCGCACGACGTTATCATCACGCTGGGCATACTCTCGTTATTCCATATCGAGATTGACCTGACCATCGTGGCATCGTTGATGTCGGTTATCGGTTACTCGTTGAACGATAGCATCGTGGTCTCTGACCGTATTCGTGAAAACTTCCGCAAAATTCGTCGCGGGACGCCTTACGAAATCTTTAACGTGTCACTGACCCAGACGCTGCACCGTACGTTGATCACCTCCGGTACGACGTTAGTGGTTATTCTGATGCTGTACCTCTTCGGTGGTCCGGTACTGGAAGGCTTCTCACTGACCATGCTGATTGGTGTGTCTATCGGTACGGCTTCTTCTATCTATGTTGCGTCTGCACTGGCGCTGAAACTGGGTATGAAGCGCGAGCACATGCTGCAGCAGAAAGTCGAGAAAGAAGGGGCGGATCAACCGTCAATTCTGCCGTAA
- the yajC gene encoding preprotein translocase subunit YajC, with protein MSFFISDAVAAPGGAAQGSPMSLILMLVVFGLIFYFMILRPQQKRTKEHKKLMDSIAKGDEVLTNGGLVGRVTKVAETGYIAIALNDTTEVVIKRDFVAAVLPKGTMKAL; from the coding sequence ATGAGCTTTTTTATTTCTGATGCGGTAGCAGCACCGGGTGGCGCAGCACAGGGCAGCCCGATGTCTCTGATTCTGATGCTGGTAGTGTTTGGTCTGATTTTCTACTTCATGATCCTGCGCCCACAGCAGAAACGCACCAAAGAGCACAAAAAGCTGATGGACTCCATCGCCAAAGGTGATGAAGTGCTGACTAACGGTGGTCTGGTTGGCCGCGTAACCAAAGTAGCTGAAACTGGCTACATTGCTATCGCGCTGAACGACACCACTGAAGTGGTTATCAAACGTGACTTCGTAGCTGCCGTTCTGCCGAAAGGCACCATGAAGGCGCTGTAA
- the nusB gene encoding transcription antitermination factor NusB, whose protein sequence is MKPAARRRARECAVQALYSWQLSQNDIADVEYQFLAEQDVKDVDVMYFRELLSGVATNSAYLDGLMKPYLSRLLEELGQVEKAVLRIALFELSKRDDVPYKVAINEAIELAKTFGAEDSHKFVNGVLDKAAPAIRPKKK, encoded by the coding sequence GTGAAACCTGCTGCTCGTCGCCGCGCCCGTGAGTGTGCCGTTCAGGCGCTTTACTCCTGGCAGTTGTCCCAGAACGACATCGCCGATGTTGAATACCAGTTCCTGGCGGAACAGGACGTCAAAGATGTAGACGTAATGTACTTCCGTGAACTGCTGTCCGGGGTGGCGACTAACAGCGCGTACCTCGATGGATTGATGAAACCTTACCTGTCCCGTCTGCTCGAAGAGCTGGGCCAGGTAGAAAAAGCGGTGCTGCGTATTGCGCTGTTCGAGCTGTCCAAACGTGATGATGTGCCGTATAAAGTGGCCATCAACGAAGCTATCGAACTGGCAAAAACCTTTGGCGCTGAAGACAGCCACAAGTTTGTCAACGGCGTGCTGGATAAAGCAGCTCCTGCAATCCGCCCCAAGAAAAAGTAA
- the yajD gene encoding HNH nuclease YajD: MAIIPKNYARLESGYREKALKLFPWVCGRCSREFVYSNLRELTVHHMDHDHTNNPEDGSNWELLCLFCHDHEHSKYTEADQYGSTVIAGEDAQKDVGEAKYNPFADLKAMMDKKK; this comes from the coding sequence ATGGCCATCATCCCTAAAAACTACGCGCGGCTGGAAAGCGGCTATCGCGAAAAAGCACTCAAACTGTTTCCGTGGGTCTGCGGGCGTTGCTCGCGCGAGTTTGTTTACTCGAACCTGCGTGAGTTAACGGTTCACCATATGGATCACGACCACACCAATAACCCGGAAGATGGTAGTAACTGGGAGCTGTTGTGCCTGTTCTGTCACGATCACGAGCACTCGAAATATACCGAAGCGGATCAATACGGTTCGACGGTAATTGCCGGGGAAGACGCGCAGAAAGACGTGGGCGAGGCGAAGTACAATCCCTTTGCCGATTTGAAAGCGATGATGGATAAGAAGAAGTAA
- the pgpA gene encoding phosphatidylglycerophosphatase A, whose protein sequence is MASKDVAKSRLNLRNPWHLLAVGFGSGLSPIVPGTMGSLAAIPFWYLMTFLPWQLYSLVVMLSICIGVYLCHQTAKDMGVHDHGSIVWDEFVGMWITLMALPTMDWQWVAAGFVIFRILDMWKPWPIRWFDRNVHGGMGIMVDDIVAGVISAGILYFIGHHWPIGIM, encoded by the coding sequence TTGGCTAGCAAAGACGTGGCGAAAAGCCGTCTCAATTTACGCAACCCCTGGCACCTGCTGGCGGTCGGTTTCGGTAGCGGCTTAAGCCCGATTGTGCCGGGGACAATGGGCTCGCTGGCCGCGATTCCCTTCTGGTATCTGATGACCTTCCTGCCGTGGCAGCTCTATTCGCTGGTGGTGATGCTCAGTATTTGTATCGGCGTGTATTTGTGTCACCAGACGGCAAAAGACATGGGCGTTCACGACCACGGCAGCATCGTGTGGGATGAGTTCGTCGGCATGTGGATTACGTTGATGGCACTGCCGACGATGGACTGGCAGTGGGTTGCCGCCGGGTTTGTGATTTTCCGTATTCTCGATATGTGGAAACCGTGGCCGATTCGCTGGTTTGACCGCAACGTTCACGGCGGTATGGGGATTATGGTTGATGACATCGTCGCCGGGGTGATTTCGGCGGGGATATTGTATTTTATCGGGCATCATTGGCCGATTGGAATAATGTAG
- a CDS encoding DUF3251 domain-containing protein encodes MTRRYLRIAVLGSLFSLTACAQQAEVRQMHESISTLNQEMTKLNKETVKISQQNALNAKSASGAYIIPGSNTPALLKSQIGTLRLSLRNIAPNAQGTAVTLRIQGESNDALPAFSGTVEYGQIQGTTDNFQEVNVQNQLINAPASILAPSDVDIPLQLNGITPDQLGFVRVHDIQPATAQ; translated from the coding sequence ATGACAAGACGTTACCTAAGAATTGCCGTACTGGGAAGCCTCTTTAGCCTGACTGCCTGCGCACAGCAAGCCGAGGTTCGTCAGATGCACGAAAGTATCAGTACGCTCAATCAGGAAATGACCAAACTGAACAAAGAAACGGTGAAGATCAGCCAGCAGAACGCGCTGAATGCGAAATCTGCCAGCGGCGCCTATATCATTCCCGGTTCCAATACGCCTGCGCTGCTGAAGAGCCAGATAGGCACGCTGCGCCTGTCTTTGCGCAACATCGCGCCAAACGCACAGGGTACGGCGGTGACGCTGCGTATTCAGGGCGAATCTAACGATGCGTTACCGGCGTTTAGCGGCACCGTAGAATACGGTCAGATTCAGGGCACTACCGATAACTTCCAGGAAGTTAACGTGCAGAATCAGCTCATTAACGCGCCAGCCAGTATTCTCGCGCCCAGCGATGTCGATATTCCGCTACAGCTGAACGGCATCACGCCGGATCAACTCGGCTTTGTCCGCGTTCACGATATTCAGCCCGCTACCGCGCAGTAA
- a CDS encoding nucleoside-specific channel-forming protein Tsx: protein MKKTLLAAGAVVALSASFTAGAAENDKPQYLSDWWHQSVNVVGSYHTRFGPTLRNDTYLEYEAFAKKDWFDFYGYVDAPRFFGGDSNSRGIWNHGSPLFMEIEPRFSIDKLTNTDLSFGPFKEWYFANNYIYDMGRNSEGRQSTWYMGLGTDIDTGLPMGLSLNVYAKYQWQNYGASNENEWDGYRFKIKYFVPITDLWGGKLSYIGFTNFDWGSDLGDDQYRTSNSIASSHILALNYDHWHYSVVARYFHNGGQWKDGDEPVWQAEPIKSNGFGWYLVAGYNF from the coding sequence ATGAAAAAAACATTATTAGCAGCCGGTGCTGTGGTAGCACTCTCCGCGTCTTTCACTGCCGGTGCAGCAGAAAATGACAAACCGCAATATCTTTCCGACTGGTGGCATCAGAGCGTCAACGTGGTAGGCAGCTACCACACCCGTTTCGGGCCGACGCTGCGTAACGACACCTATCTGGAATATGAAGCGTTCGCCAAGAAAGATTGGTTTGATTTCTACGGTTACGTCGATGCGCCGCGTTTCTTCGGTGGCGACAGCAACTCCCGCGGGATCTGGAACCACGGTTCCCCGCTGTTTATGGAAATCGAGCCACGTTTCTCTATCGACAAGCTGACCAATACTGACCTGAGCTTTGGTCCGTTCAAAGAGTGGTACTTCGCGAACAACTATATCTACGATATGGGCCGCAACAGCGAAGGCCGTCAGAGCACCTGGTATATGGGTCTGGGTACCGATATCGATACCGGCCTGCCGATGGGGCTGTCTCTGAACGTCTATGCCAAGTATCAGTGGCAGAACTATGGCGCATCCAACGAAAACGAGTGGGATGGCTATCGTTTCAAAATCAAATACTTCGTGCCGATTACTGACCTGTGGGGCGGTAAGCTGAGCTACATCGGCTTCACCAACTTCGACTGGGGTTCAGACCTGGGCGACGATCAGTACCGCACCAGCAACTCTATCGCCTCCAGCCACATTCTGGCGCTGAACTACGATCACTGGCACTACTCTGTGGTCGCGCGTTACTTCCACAACGGTGGTCAGTGGAAAGATGGCGACGAGCCGGTATGGCAGGCTGAGCCGATTAAATCCAACGGCTTCGGCTGGTATCTGGTGGCGGGTTACAACTTCTGA
- the ribE gene encoding 6,7-dimethyl-8-ribityllumazine synthase has translation MNIIEANVATPDARVAITIARFNNFINDSLLEGAIDALKRIGQVKDENITVVWVPGAYELPLAAGALAKTGKYDAVIALGTVIRGGTAHFEYVAGGASNGLAHVAQDSEIPVAFGVLTTESIEQAIERAGTKAGNKGAEAALTALEMINVLKAIKA, from the coding sequence ATGAACATTATTGAAGCTAACGTTGCTACCCCGGACGCTCGCGTCGCCATCACCATTGCGCGTTTCAACAACTTTATCAACGACAGCCTGCTGGAAGGTGCGATTGACGCCCTGAAACGTATTGGTCAGGTCAAAGATGAAAACATTACCGTTGTTTGGGTGCCTGGCGCTTATGAACTGCCACTGGCGGCTGGCGCGCTGGCGAAAACCGGTAAATATGACGCGGTGATTGCGCTGGGTACGGTTATCCGTGGCGGTACTGCGCACTTCGAATATGTCGCTGGCGGGGCAAGCAATGGCCTGGCGCACGTCGCTCAGGACAGCGAAATCCCGGTAGCCTTTGGTGTTCTCACCACTGAAAGTATTGAACAAGCCATCGAACGCGCTGGCACCAAAGCCGGTAACAAAGGTGCAGAAGCTGCACTGACCGCGCTTGAAATGATCAACGTATTGAAAGCCATTAAGGCCTGA
- the ribD gene encoding bifunctional diaminohydroxyphosphoribosylaminopyrimidine deaminase/5-amino-6-(5-phosphoribosylamino)uracil reductase RibD, whose amino-acid sequence MHDEMYMARALKLAARGRFTTHPNPRVGCVIVNQGEIVGEGFHYRAGEPHAEVHALRMAGEKAKGATAYVTLEPCSHHGRTPPCCDALIAAGVSRVVAAMQDPNPQVAGRGLYRLQQAGIEVSHGLMMSEAEALNKGFLKRMRTGFPYVQLKLGASLDGRTSMASGESQWITSPQARRDVQRLRAESHAILTSSATVLADDPALTVRWNELSAQTQALYAEENLRQPVRIVVDSQNRVTPEHRIVQQPGETWFARTQSDERNWPESVKSIITPEHNGHVDLVLLMMQLGKQQINSIWVEAGPTLAGALIQAGVVDELIVYVAPKLLGSDARGLCVLPGLEKLADAPHFKFNEIRHVGPDICLHLTNA is encoded by the coding sequence ATGCACGACGAAATGTACATGGCGCGCGCGCTGAAACTTGCCGCACGTGGTCGCTTCACCACTCATCCCAACCCGCGTGTCGGCTGCGTTATTGTCAATCAGGGCGAAATCGTCGGCGAAGGTTTTCACTACCGGGCCGGTGAGCCGCACGCGGAAGTTCATGCGTTGCGTATGGCAGGCGAAAAAGCCAAAGGTGCGACGGCGTACGTGACCCTTGAACCCTGTAGTCATCACGGCCGCACGCCGCCTTGCTGCGACGCGCTGATTGCCGCAGGTGTTTCCCGCGTGGTGGCCGCCATGCAGGACCCCAACCCACAGGTGGCCGGACGCGGGCTGTATCGCCTGCAACAGGCGGGTATTGAGGTCAGCCACGGCCTGATGATGAGCGAAGCGGAAGCGCTGAACAAAGGTTTCCTGAAACGCATGCGTACAGGCTTCCCGTATGTTCAGCTTAAACTTGGCGCGTCTCTGGACGGGCGTACGTCGATGGCGAGCGGCGAAAGCCAGTGGATTACCTCCCCGCAGGCGCGTCGCGATGTGCAGCGTCTGCGCGCAGAGAGCCACGCAATTCTCACCAGCAGCGCCACGGTGCTGGCCGACGACCCGGCGTTAACCGTGCGCTGGAATGAACTGAGCGCACAGACGCAGGCGCTTTATGCCGAGGAAAACCTGCGCCAGCCGGTGCGTATTGTGGTCGATAGCCAGAACCGCGTCACGCCGGAGCACCGCATTGTGCAGCAGCCAGGCGAAACCTGGTTTGCCCGCACCCAAAGCGATGAGCGCAACTGGCCAGAGAGTGTAAAATCGATTATTACGCCGGAACATAATGGGCATGTTGATCTGGTTTTACTGATGATGCAGCTTGGCAAACAGCAGATTAACAGCATCTGGGTGGAGGCCGGGCCGACGCTTGCTGGCGCGCTGATTCAGGCGGGTGTCGTTGATGAGCTTATTGTCTACGTAGCACCTAAACTATTAGGCAGCGATGCGCGCGGATTATGTGTTCTACCGGGGCTTGAGAAACTGGCCGACGCCCCCCATTTCAAATTCAACGAGATACGCCATGTAGGCCCGGATATTTGCCTGCATTTGACGAACGCGTAA